From Methylocystis heyeri, one genomic window encodes:
- a CDS encoding IS3 family transposase (programmed frameshift) has product MERRQFSREFKVEAVRLVRERGVSVAQAARDLELHENMLRRWVKELAADPAAAFPGQGQMKPEQLEIERLRREVTKLRAERDIPKKGRGLLCEGSEMRFAFIAKHRSIWPVAWLCKALDVSRSGFHAWLKRGPSARDKLDEEMTASIRASFVASARTYGARRVWRDVLADGFCCGLHKIERLMQENALRARPRRRGLPKDGGQRLADAVAPNVLDRQFVAERPNQRWIADFTYIWTAEGWLYVAAVIDLFSRRVVGWSMKAEMTAQLVADALIMAIWRRGRPDALLHHSDQGSQYTSDHFQRLMADNGVTCSMSRSGNVWDNAAMESFFSSMKTERVARKIYRTRDEARADVFDYIERFYNTVRRHSTIGYLSPVEFERKVALA; this is encoded by the exons ATGGAACGGCGTCAGTTCAGCCGGGAGTTCAAGGTCGAAGCGGTCCGTTTGGTGCGCGAGCGCGGCGTAAGCGTTGCGCAGGCGGCGCGGGATCTGGAACTGCACGAGAACATGCTGCGGCGTTGGGTGAAGGAATTGGCGGCTGATCCGGCCGCCGCCTTTCCTGGTCAGGGGCAGATGAAGCCCGAGCAGCTTGAAATCGAGCGCCTGCGGCGCGAAGTCACCAAGCTGCGGGCGGAGCGCGACATCC CTAAAAAAGGCCGCGGCCTTCTTTGCGAGGGAAGCGAAATGAGGTTCGCTTTTATCGCAAAGCACCGTTCGATCTGGCCGGTGGCGTGGCTCTGCAAAGCGCTGGATGTCTCCCGGTCGGGTTTTCACGCCTGGCTCAAGCGCGGACCGAGCGCTCGCGACAAGCTTGATGAGGAGATGACGGCCTCCATCCGGGCGAGCTTTGTCGCCAGCGCCAGAACCTATGGCGCACGCCGGGTCTGGCGGGATGTTCTGGCTGACGGCTTTTGCTGCGGACTGCATAAGATCGAGCGCTTGATGCAGGAAAACGCCTTGCGGGCGCGGCCTCGCCGGCGTGGCTTGCCCAAAGACGGCGGTCAGCGGCTCGCCGACGCCGTGGCGCCGAATGTTCTGGACCGCCAGTTCGTCGCCGAGCGGCCGAACCAGAGGTGGATCGCCGACTTCACCTACATCTGGACGGCAGAGGGCTGGCTGTATGTCGCCGCTGTCATCGACTTGTTCTCGCGGCGTGTTGTCGGCTGGTCCATGAAGGCCGAGATGACCGCGCAATTGGTGGCGGACGCCCTGATCATGGCGATCTGGCGACGCGGCAGGCCAGACGCCTTGCTGCACCACTCCGACCAGGGCAGCCAATACACCAGCGACCACTTCCAGCGCCTGATGGCCGACAACGGCGTCACCTGTTCGATGAGCCGATCCGGCAACGTCTGGGACAATGCGGCGATGGAGTCGTTCTTCTCGTCGATGAAAACCGAGCGCGTCGCCAGGAAAATCTACCGGACGCGCGACGAGGCCAGGGCAGATGTGTTTGATTATATCGAGCGCTTCTACAACACCGTCCGCCGTCACTCGACCATCGGCTATCTCAGCCCGGTTGAGTTCGAGCGGAAGGTCGCATTAGCTTAA